The candidate division KSB1 bacterium genome has a segment encoding these proteins:
- a CDS encoding V-type ATP synthase subunit K (produces ATP from ADP in the presence of a proton gradient across the membrane; the K subunit is a nonenzymatic component which binds the dimeric form by interacting with the G and E subunits), producing the protein MVQGFGDMSISLALAAVGSALGTGAAGMSAVGAWKRAFAQNKAAPFIMVAFVGAPLSQTIYGMILRNAIRSANLPAESYLYQILLGAFAGFAMGMSAYMQGKAGAKAADALGETGKGFGQYIMVLGIIETVALFIMVFTLAAIPRL; encoded by the coding sequence ATGGTGCAGGGATTTGGTGACATGAGCATTTCGTTGGCCTTGGCGGCGGTGGGCTCGGCACTGGGTACCGGGGCGGCGGGGATGTCGGCGGTGGGAGCCTGGAAGCGGGCTTTTGCCCAAAACAAGGCGGCGCCGTTCATCATGGTCGCCTTTGTGGGTGCCCCCCTGTCGCAGACCATCTACGGCATGATCCTGCGCAATGCCATCCGCAGCGCCAATCTGCCGGCGGAATCCTACCTGTACCAGATCCTCCTGGGCGCCTTTGCTGGCTTTGCCATGGGCATGTCCGCCTACATGCAGGGCAAGGCGGGGGCAAAGGCAGCCGACGCCTTGGGCGAAACCGGCAAGGGCTTTGGCCAGTACATCATGGTGCTGGGCATCATCGAGACGGTCGCCCTGTTCATCATGGTCTTCACGCTGGCGGCCATTCCCAGGCTGTGA
- a CDS encoding transposase: protein MKIAQRILECNDPKEVAELVDSQAKANLREWKRKLLEEALEGLVDKHHGQKWLRIRERKPTPWICLRCGPRESNQVKRNGHYRRHLVVPEGSIRLRVPQLECLSCGKEVALNALFLPKRKRYWIELDRKITELYLSGASYRQVKAILDREMESDCGLMNLW from the coding sequence ATGAAGATAGCACAGAGGATCTTAGAGTGCAACGACCCCAAAGAGGTAGCAGAGCTAGTAGATTCCCAGGCAAAAGCTAATCTAAGGGAATGGAAAAGGAAACTACTTGAGGAAGCCTTGGAAGGTTTAGTAGATAAACATCATGGTCAAAAATGGCTAAGAATAAGAGAAAGAAAGCCTACTCCCTGGATATGCCTAAGGTGTGGTCCCCGAGAAAGTAACCAGGTTAAGCGCAATGGACATTATCGGCGCCATCTAGTGGTACCCGAGGGTAGTATCCGCCTTAGAGTACCTCAGCTTGAGTGTCTGAGTTGTGGTAAGGAAGTAGCCTTAAACGCCCTCTTTCTGCCGAAAAGAAAGAGATACTGGATAGAGCTTGATAGGAAAATAACCGAGCTTTATCTCTCCGGGGCTAGCTATCGCCAAGTTAAGGCAATACTGGATCGGGAAATGGAATCGGACTGTGGTCTGATGAACTTATGG